One genomic segment of Pseudorca crassidens isolate mPseCra1 chromosome X, mPseCra1.hap1, whole genome shotgun sequence includes these proteins:
- the GPR173 gene encoding probable G-protein coupled receptor 173, producing the protein MANTTGEPEEVSGALSPPSASAYVKLVLLGLIMCVSLAGNAILSLLVLKERALHKAPYYFLLDLCLADGIRSAVCFPFVLASVRHGSSWTFSALSCKIVAFMAVLFCFHAAFMLFCISVTRYMAIAHHRFYAKRMTLWTCTAVICMAWTLSVAMAFPPVFDVGTYKFIREEDQCIFEHRYFKANDTLGFMLMLAVLMAATHAVYGKLLLFEYRHRKMKPVQMVPAISQNWTFHGPGATGQAAANWIAGFGRGPMPPTLLGIRQNGHAASRRLLGMDEVKGEKQLGRMFYAITLLFLLLWSPYIVACYWRVFVKACAVPHRYLATAVWMSFAQAAVNPIVCFLLNKDLKKCLRTHAPCWGTGDAPAPREPYCVM; encoded by the coding sequence ATGGCCAACACCACTGGAGAGCCCGAGGAGGTGAGCGGCGCACTGTCTCCACCATCAGCATCGGCTTACGTGAAGCTGGTGCTGCTGGGACTGATCATGTGCGTGAGCCTGGCGGGCAATGCCATCTTGTCCCTGCTGGTGCTCAAGGAGCGTGCCCTGCACAAGGCTCCTTACTACTTTCTGTTGGACCTGTGCCTGGCTGATGGCATACGCTCTGCCGTCTGCTTCCCCTTTGTGCTGGCTTCTGTGCGCCACGGCTCCTCATGGACCTTCAGTGCGCTCAGCTGCAAGATTGTGGCCTTTATGGCTGTGCTCTTTTGCTTCCATGCGGCCTTCATGCTGTTCTGCATCAGCGTCACACGCTACATGGCCATCGCCCACCACCGCTTCTACGCCAAGCGCATGACACTCTGGACATGCACAGCTGTCATCTGCATGGCCTGGACCCTGTCTGTGGCCATGGCCTTCCCACCTGTCTTCGACGTGGGCACCTACAAGTTCATCCGTGAGGAGGACCAGTGCATCTTTGAGCATCGCTACTTCAAGGCCAATGACACGCTGGGCTTCATGCTTATGTTGGCTGTGCTCATGGCAGCCACACATGCTGTCTATGGCAAGCTGCTCCTCTTCGAGTATCGTCACCGCAAGATGAAGCCCGTGCAGATGGTGCCAGCCATCAGCCAGAACTGGACATTCCATGGTCCTGGGGCCACCGGCCAGGCTGCTGCCAACTGGATCGCTGGCTTTGGCCGTGGGCCCATGCCACCAACCCTGCTGGGTATCCGGCAGAATGGGCATGCAGCCAGCCGGCGGCTGCTGGGCATGGACGAGGTCAAGGGTGAAAAGCAGCTGGGCCGTATGTTCTACGCAATCACACTGCTCTTCCTGCTACTCTGGTCACCCTACATTGTGGCCTGCTACTGGCGAGTGTTTGTGAAAGCCTGTGCCGTGCCCCACCGTTACCTGGCCACCGCTGTTTGGATGAGCTTCGCCCAGGCTGCCGTCAACCCGATCGTCTGCTTCCTGCTCAACAAGGACCTCAAGAAGTGCCTGAGGACTCATGCCCCCTGCTGGGGCACAGGAGATGCCCCGGCGCCTAGAGAACCCTACTGTGTCATGTGA